TGGGGTGTGTCTCTAGATCACCAGGTATCCTCCCAGGTAGGGCAGTGTCCTGGAGGAAATCTGTGAGTGTACAGGGCAGAGAGAATAAGAAATTGGATCATGTGGTCATCCTATGAGAAATGGGTATACCTTTTCAAGCATCGTATGGATCTGCCAAGGTTCTTATCTTGGTAGTGTCTCTtttgatgtgtgtgttttttcctggTTGACTTCCAGATTTGGGTGGCCCTTTCTTGTATGCTGACCAGgaacaggatggggagaaggctTCCTACTCTTTGGAGACTCCCTACGGCTTCTTATTGGATCTGGATTTCCTCAAGTATGTTGATGACATTGAGAGGGGCCAAACCCTCCAGAAGTTGCCATTCCATCGGAAACTTAAGGGACCCAAACAGGCACTGAGTTCTTCCCGTAGCCAAACCGGTGATTGGACTTCCACAGAGTCACTTTCATCACTAACTAGTGAGGATGGCAAACCTGCCTTTTCCCCAGGGCCCAAAATGTGGCCTAGCTCCTCAAAAAGCCAAAAGGTGGCAAGCAAACAAGCCTCTGACCCCATGTCTCCAACTCCTATCATCCATCTTCTCCCACCACCTCCTCTGAAGTCCTTGATGAGAAACACACAAGTGGAGAAAACTTTGTTGGCAACAAGGAAGAAGTTGGAACAAGAGCAGCTAAATTTGCTGGAAACGGAGACCTCTAAGACACCCAATAGccctttaaaaatgcatttgttcCCCCCGAATTGCTCTCCTTCCTCCATCCCCCCAACAGAAGAAAGTCGAGCTGTAAGAACAAGTCCCTTCAATTCAGGGAGAAGCTCACCAGCCACATCAATGAGTCCTGGGCACCTTCATCATATCCGTGAGCAGATGGCCGCTGCCCTCAAACAACTgaaggagctggaagagcaagTGAAGGTTATTCCAGTTTTGGAAATGAAGATTTGCAAGCtaaagagagagaaggagcagTTGGTGGCTGACTTGTTGGTGAAATCAGAAACGGATGCAGATGAGGCCTGCATCTTCAACTTCTCCCCACAATCTCCAAGTCTGGAGACCATCAGTCTGAGTGGGGAGGGATGCCAAAGAAGCCACAAGGCTCCCACTGAGATTGGCAACGACgcagaggcttccaaagtgaGGTTTAGTAAAATTGCAGCGTTAAAGAAACTGACGGAAAGATTGTCAAGTTCAGAGAGAGTTGCAAAGATGGGCAAAGGAGCCCTGCATTCTTTAACAGCTAGTGAACATGCATGTAAATCTGTGGGTGTTGGGGAGGAGATTGACATGAATGAGGCAGTTTTCTACTACCAGAGCCAGAGGCCAAGCCAAGAGATTGCTGTTGGAAGAGAGCTGGAGACCAAAGATGCTGAGGTATGGGTGATGGAGTCCTTGCTTGGTGTTTCGTCTGAGACAGAGGAGGAAATCCAGCTCCTTCAACAGACCGTTCAACATCAAAGAGAGGTCATCTCCATGCTGGAGGGACATTTGAAAGAGGCTACAAATGAGCTGGAGGTGTTGAGGATAGAAGTTTGCTCTAGAATGCCAAGGAACCTGATCGACAAGGAGACCATGGCCCAACCAGAGATGGCTGAAGCATGCACAGAGACTGTTCAGACAATCCAGTACCAAGCTGCGAGTGTTCACGTTGAAATGGTGGACAGCAGTGTCCTCTGCTCTCCACAAGTGGCATGTGTAGAAGTTGGCTATGATTTACAAGGGAAAGGTTTCACACCTGTCGTATGTGGAGATAAAGCTATACAAGTTGATCTGGAGGTAGAAGGCAAAGCTCTGAAGAGGGCTAAGTCCACCACCACAACGTTGCATCAAAGCACAGTTAAAAATGTATCTACACCTGAAGATGCAACATGCAGAGAGCATGCAGGCTTGAAGGAGTGTGAGCTTGCCAGATCTTCTCTAGTGATGGAGATTCCAGAAGCTCATGTGGAATCATGTTTGCTCCCACAACCCACAGCAAGGGATCAGGAGAATTTAACTACACAGAAGGGAACTGAGAAGAATTCTGTTGGGAATACAGGTGAGCTAGTTCTTGTGACCAGTGTCAATTTGGGTCTTTGTGTTCAGCCAACAAGGTTTAACAGGAACCCAATTTTCTGTCTAGTCTAGGGCTTAGCTTCTAATACTTTTGAGTAGGTCCTTTGCAGAGTGCACTTTCTTCACCACTGAGAAACACCTGCCATAGAGCTGGAATTATGTGAAAGGGCTTCTCTCTCATTTTAGGGACTTCCACTACAGTTCATTTGAACCAGAGCCTGTTGGCTGAAAGAGCTGTTCTAAGCATGTTATTTAATATGGGCCTGCTCCATGCAGAAGAATCCAGGCACATAGTTTAGTTCTGGAACCTGAGCATGCAGGGATCTACATAAAAATCTAGTCTAAGCAGGATTGCCACCAGAGATCAAGGAAATTCTGGGGTGAGGAAAAGAGAGGGGAGCAGATGAAAAATCAGGCAAATGAATCTGGAGCAAGGCTTAAGGCTATAGGCTGTCTGAGAAACTTACAGCACagtgcatgtctacacagaagtaagttccattattttcaatgcagtttactcccaggaaagtgtgtataggatttcagccttaactGTGCAGTCTTATTTTGAACATAGAGGGACTTACTCCAAGCAAATATGCTTAGACTTGCACTGTAATGGactaccagggtagcatcaagtctaatatattaaaaataaaatattgaaatgaatggggtcccacctagtgggtcccaacccacagtttgagaaacactgatctaagcacTGAGAAGCTTGCTGTTGACCCAGAATTAGTTCTAGGCAGGACAGGGGGAATTAATGGGCTGCTTGATGGGGGCTCCATGCTGGGACCTGAGAGAGCTTCTGTGTATCTCTAAACAAAGTGCATTAGCACCCAGACCCAGAAGCCCCTGGTTCAAATCTGTTTAGTCCTGATATTCAGACCCCATATGTGCTCCATTCATGTGAGCTGATGTAGCATAAtggctgacagcccaaccctatgcgtttatgaggcttactctcaggaaggcgtgtatagcagtgtttctcaaactgtgggtctggacccactaggtgggccatgagacaatttcaggtgggtccccattcacttcaaaatttaatttttaatatattagacttgatactaccatgatatgtgaccgcatttggggaaatgttatagagtGACCTATActttttaacaaactactatgtatattcttttaacaatgacagtaaaggaaacttactcctgggtaagtatgggtaggattgcagcctaggattgtgaaaattttttcctgcttgatgatgtcacttccggtcatgacatcatttctggtgggtccagacagattctcattctgtcctggtgggcCCCACTGCTcagtgtgtgaaaaccactgatgtataggattgcagcctgatttagctgcaaatcaggacatTCTTGGTCTGAGGCTTGCCTGCTCAGGTGGCCTTAGATGTCACTTCCACACACCCAGTCTAATCTCCCTCCCACAACAACAGTGTGTCCTAGTCTACCTTAAAATCTAATTGGTAGGGTCTGCAATGCACAGGCCCCTCCCTTTAGGCCTTCTGCTGGTACCTAACCCTGCTGTTCATTTCATTGCTTCACCAGGAGCTCTCAAATCGATCATGAAGAAGCAAAACGGCCCTCCCAAGGTGgatgcaggaagtgggaggaagagccTCCAGTTTATGGGGGTGCTGAATGGCGAGTACGAATCTTTCCGCTTCCTCTCTTTGGGGAGGGGTGAGTGGGGAATGATCCAGGGTTTCATGCTGAAGGGGTCAATCAGTGTACTTCATTGCTCTCAGTGTTGCTGGAATTAGTTTTAgcccagtgttttccaaactgtagtGACATGACCCTTAATATAATGGGTCACGACCTGATGCTCAGTTCTTCATGTGCAAAACCTTGCTTTGGGTTGTACTGggcagcatgacccagaagcgGACGCCCAAAAAGGCTTAACGCATGAAGAATTGAGCATCATGTTGCATCCCACTATGGAGGACGAGGTGGGTTGTTAAGAATTGGGAACCAGCCTTAGCCTGTTttctggtgtgtttgtgtgtgttttaaaaatgctTGCATCATGATTCTCACTCCGTACAGTGTATTATGCTTGTACCAAAAGAAAGAAACATACTTGAGGCACTTTAAAGGGGGGCAATATTTCAGTGGTAGTGTGCATGTTTTGTATGTGGAAGGTCCCTTATTCAGTCCACGGTATTCATTTTACAGAATTTCAAGTGGTGGAGGTAGAAAGTTGGAACATCAGTCCAGTTAGCTCAGTAGTGACTAtaacagcttcatatgtttacaTCTACAATGTTGATCCTTATTTTCTTGGTTTGCTTACATTCTAACATTTGAGGGTTACAACCACTGTTATAAAACAAGGAGTCTTGTGGTACTTTGAGGCCAACCAGATTGATTCCTTAATCCTCAATGTAAGTGCCTGTTCTGTTTTGGATGTCTTTCTGGAAGCTGGAATGCACATACCTTGAAACAGCCAGCTTTTGCCGGCCCAACGCTATTGCACCTTCATGAAAGCACCGCAAAGGATGTATTGTGCCTGTGTgacagcaccaatgcagccatctaTATTTTGGATATCTGTATGCTAAACAGTGCCATGGCAAATACTTTCATGGCTTAGGGCTCACTTCATCGGATGCAtgcaactaactaactaactaccTAACTACCTAACTACCTAACTAcctaactcactcactcactcactcactcactcacgcacgcacgcacgcacgcacgcacgcacgcacgggAAAAGGGTCCACCATGGTACATTTCCATGCAAAACCCACATCAAATATCCTGCACAGTggtgagggccggggaaaaaaattaaatataaaagttaaataaatgcattagagatggaacttagatgaatgaataaatgaaggggctcaaatgtccaggaatcagaggctggccatgggctggatagaggcttgccatgggccgcatctggcccccgggccagagtttggagatgCCTGGTATACGCAATTGGGGCACAGTGAGGTGAAGCAGTTGGTGATAACTGTATGATCTTTAGGAGTATTGCTATTGTAAATCATAGTTATTGCAATGGTTGGAGGTCCATTTAACTTGCCCCCCCAGCGTCCAGCCTGACCCCACCCAATTTGTCTTGGTAGGTACGAGACCACATctagtgaggaagaggaggaggaggaggaagaagaagaagaagtggaggaggaggaggaagaggaggaggaggaggacgaagaGGAGACGTCTGCTAGGAAGGCatcccttcttgcctccactaGTGACACCGTTGGCCAAAAGGACACCTCTGTCAAGGACTTCTTCACCAATCTTGAGTGCAGTCACAGCAACACAGAGGGTCCTGTACAGGGAGCAGAGCAGAATGAAGCAAAATTTGGCCATGATCAAGAGAACGTTGATGAAGAGAATGTCCCAGAGTTGAAAAAGTATGTCCTTGTCTATGAAGAGTGgattcttagggcgcaatcctaaccccttatgtcattactttccagcactggcatagcggtgccaatgggacatgtgctgcatcctgcagttgggtgtcactcacagaggcctcgtcaaagtaaggaaatgtttgttcccttacctcagagctgcattgctggcaagcactgacttaaggggttaggattgcgcccttagtgtcacAGAGGTTTTTTGTACCTTTCTGACCCTGAAAGTGCCCAGGAAGAAGGGTTAGAACTGGAGGCatgacttttttcccccatgaTGCCCATGACTCTCCCCCTCCACCACTAAGGTGTACATAGAGTTGGACTTTGCCCTGGCAGATAGGCTTCAAATTCCATCCCATCTCCTGCGTTCTGGATGACGTCTGATGACGTGGTTAAGTCTGCTGGTCTCACTGTCTCTCAGTTCTCCCACCTGTAAAATGGGTGCTGGAGTGGTTCTATTTCTCAGGATGGCTGAGACCTTGATGCAGCAGATATCACAGATAAATTAAAAAGATTGACTCTATGGCCTAGTTCTGTTGGAGGTGCCCAATGCTCATGACTGAATGCAATAATATTATTGGCAtgtagaatcccccccccccccacacacacacacactgacctGCCTGTGCCAGGGGATGTCTAAGGATTGCTGATGGGCAACTGCCACTCACCACTTGCGGCAGTGGCCTGGCTCCACAATATGGCAGCAACCACAAAGGACCTTACTCAGCTAGAATGCTAATTCTGGCAGTGTCAGGCCTTGTTAGGATTGGTCAAAAGTCAATGACAAGTAAAATATAAGAGGGCCAATCTGAAAAGCATATGTGGTCAAAGAGAAACAAGAGTTTGATGGCTCAGCCCATTTTTTGTCTCTTCCAACAGGTTCAAGCTGAGTCCCCTGATGAGAGATGCCTGTCTAGTTTTGTGCAGTCATCTGGGCCATGGCAGACTTGCCTCGCAGAGCAAAGAGCTGGTGAGTGGGTGTGGTGAGGGGTAGGCTGACTTGTCCATGTAATTGATAGGGCAAGTGAGTGAGAAGCATTTGGAGCTAACCCAGAAGTCCTGTGGCACAAGCCAATGTGGTATGGACTTGCTTGTGAAGCGTAGTGGCACCCTTATGGTTTGTTGGTGGCCCTTCCTGTAGCAGTGGCAGACTGCTGTCTTAATCATGGCTCCAGTTACCCTGATTCTGTCTTCATTCCTTTTGGTGCTGTGCTGCATTGGAATCGCAGAacatctggtgaggaggtagaatgtggtgtctgcagtggcccctttaagagttaaggcctgggcttacagcaaagggtgtgctgcacagctgcagccactagaggcaacctaAGGATATAAGGCAGGAatggttggtgggttgtagaaggagtgcaggttggagactgacttggaatctgtggactgggacttgactctgacttttgcttgctgcacttgtgagtttaacaagggaaactaatcagccttaagcgggcacgaggcccaggggggaggagctgtggcaagacacatGCTTtctattgtgtttttattttttggctcCTAGTTATCCAGCACCAGCCTCATCCTTCAGGAGTGGTTCCGTGTCTCCAGCCAGAAgtcttccctggctggtgagGTTGCCAAACACTTGTCGGCCTTTGCTGAAATCTCACTGGCCACACTGGCCCACATCGTCAACCTCTCTGATGGCAATGGGAACACAGCCCTGCATTATAGTGTCTCCCACTCTAATTTTGACATTGTCCAGCTTCTGCTTGACACGGGTGAGTGGAAGAACTTCATTGGAGGTAGTAAGGCTGGGTACAGCTCTCCTTCTCAGAGCCTGAGGGGCTGCTGCCAGTTTGAGAAGACCACAAGGGACTAGCTGTCTAGCTCAGTTGGCAGCGTCATAGTTCTGTGTATTTCTAGCCCTGTATTGTCAAATCTGGCAAGTGGTGGCTCTTCAAAGTCTTAAGGAGAGTTGGAAAGAGGTTCCCTTTAACCTGTGAGAATGGTAGTTTAGAACTGAGGGCAGGTAGATTGCAATGTGAGAAGCAGTTGTTAACTTCTGAGTTAGAAGGTacccacaaagtcatctagtccaacccgctGCCTCTAGCAGGAAGGCCTCCTAGAGCATcttcagcaggtgcctgtcaagcctctgcctgaagatttccagtgaaggagaatccaccaccttcctttgGAACTGGTTCCACTGCCAGACTGCCCTGTCCATCAAGGATTTCTTCCTGATACCCAACTGGGATCTCCTCTCTTGCCGTTTCAACCTATTTGATCTACTCTTAAAGAttccccatcctggaatgctgcttccctgcctcccccccatgtccccacccacctctccgctgcccagcagttCGGATGAGCACCAAGTGACGGAGCACTGGCTTTTCCCCAGATCCGGTGCTGGGGCAGCGCtgagggcttgcaaatgtgctttacgacacatttgtgacagtgcatgccggcactGATCCggtgcacactgtttaggattgggctctaaccttGTAGTCCTTAGCAATACTGAAGGTCAGCCAACAGGGCTCCATTGGCACCATCTGTGTGCCAGGTTCCTTCTCTCTCTTCTATAGGTGTCTGCAATGTCAACCATCAGAATAAAGCTGGCTACACGGCCCTCATGTTGGCCGCCTTGACGGTAGTGGAGCAGGAAGAAGATATGGCTGTTGTTCAGCGGCTATTTGGAATGGGGAATGTCAATGCCAAAGCAAGCCAAGTATGTGAATGTTGAGAACGGGGAGGATGGCTGGGTGCTGTATGGCTGTAACCCTTAACCTGGTCGGTGGGGAGCTGAGTGTTGGTACTCTGTGTATGTTCAGAGGCAAGCTCATGCATGTCTTGGGATGTGCCAAAagcatgaaatgaataaaaatcaaTGATAAATACAGGTTGGTCCTCAGCATCCGcaggggggacggggacgggactgAGAATGAAAACCGCAGATAATGTAATCTGTGGTCCAGCCTGTTTTCTGAGGTTGGATTTGACCCACTATGGGTTTGGAGCCCgtggtgggtcaaatccacaggtaccaaacctgcagataaataGGACCCACAGTATAGACATGTCACATTTCTTTTGCAGTTATATCCATTGTTTTTATGCGTACTTAAGCAGGACAAAAATGAGATGAGgtgtaaaaaaaattaaccaaAAATGATTGctcatttttcatttgttttccagGCAGGACAGACAGCACTGATGCTTGCTGTCAGCCATGGAAGGCAGGAGATGGTGGAGGCCCTACTGGCTTGTGGAGCGGACATCAACCTTCAGGACGAGGAAGGCTCTACAGCACTTATGTGCGCCTGTGAACACGGACAGGCAGGGACTGTGAGGCTTCTCTTGTCTCAGCAAGCCTGCAACGTGTCTATTGTAAACAATGTAAGATCTGACTGCAGCTTTGGCTATTAGGAGTGTGGCTGTTTCCAGGAGTTCTCAAGCTTCTGGTCCACATTGTGTGTGAGTGGTAGTGGTTTTTGTTGTCTAATGTGAAGAATGCAACTTACCTTTTCCTCCAGCACAGATGAAAATCTattgaatgggggggggcctgTGCTTCCCCCACTGTCAATGTCTGAGGCAAAAGAGAACAAGCATCATATGGAGGGCAGCACCAAAGGCCAGGTGTTGCCTCAGCCCCTCTGCTGAAACTAGGCAGTTGTGGGCCTGAAGGGGTGATGACCATGGGCaccaccttgagttccatcaTAGAAGGAAAGATATAAATGGCATGTCTTGCTTCTTCCATGATCAGTTGCAGAGCAGGAACAAAGATTCAATTGTTATACTGTAATTATTGGATCATGGTATAGGCTGTTTAAGCATTGACTGGAgcatgacttagggcacaatcttaaccccttatgtcagtgctttccagcagtgacataacagtgccaatgggacatgtgctgcatcctgcagttgggtatcactcactgagtcctcaaagtaagggaacgtttgttcccttccctcagagctgcattgctcttatgtcagtgctggaaagcactgacataaggggttaggattgcgccctttatcatTTACTTAAGAAATAATGGTGCTTCCAAATCACTCCCTTGAATTCCAAATTACTTGGTCTTGTTCCTGAAGTGAAAAAGATGCATTAAAGATCCGCTAATGGCTCAGTTCTATTGTGGTCCCTGCACCAGCACTAGGTGTCACAAccctgccataaagcatgtttgtggcactgcATAAgtaggcagtgctggtggggaaGCTTACGCTACCCCACCAATGCTGCATCAGTGGAGACAGACACCGACAGAGGTAtgagtgctggg
The DNA window shown above is from Tiliqua scincoides isolate rTilSci1 chromosome 8, rTilSci1.hap2, whole genome shotgun sequence and carries:
- the KANK3 gene encoding KN motif and ankyrin repeat domain-containing protein 3 isoform X2 → MARSTHLNRNLPDLGGPFLYADQEQDGEKASYSLETPYGFLLDLDFLKYVDDIERGQTLQKLPFHRKLKGPKQALSSSRSQTGDWTSTESLSSLTSEDGKPAFSPGPKMWPSSSKSQKVASKQASDPMSPTPIIHLLPPPPLKSLMRNTQVEKTLLATRKKLEQEQLNLLETETSKTPNSPLKMHLFPPNCSPSSIPPTEESRAVRTSPFNSGRSSPATSMSPGHLHHIREQMAAALKQLKELEEQVKVIPVLEMKICKLKREKEQLVADLLVKSETDADEACIFNFSPQSPSLETISLSGEGCQRSHKAPTEIGNDAEASKVRFSKIAALKKLTERLSSSERVAKMGKGALHSLTASEHACKSVGVGEEIDMNEAVFYYQSQRPSQEIAVGRELETKDAEVWVMESLLGVSSETEEEIQLLQQTVQHQREVISMLEGHLKEATNELEVLRIEVCSRMPRNLIDKETMAQPEMAEACTETVQTIQYQAASVHVEMVDSSVLCSPQVACVEVGYDLQGKGFTPVVCGDKAIQVDLEVEGKALKRAKSTTTTLHQSTVKNVSTPEDATCREHAGLKECELARSSLVMEIPEAHVESCLLPQPTARDQENLTTQKGTEKNSVGNTGALKSIMKKQNGPPKVDAGSGRKSLQFMGVLNGEYETTSSEEEEEEEEEEEEVEEEEEEEEEEDEEETSARKASLLASTSDTVGQKDTSVKDFFTNLECSHSNTEGPVQGAEQNEAKFGHDQENVDEENVPELKKFKLSPLMRDACLVLCSHLGHGRLASQSKELLSSTSLILQEWFRVSSQKSSLAGEVAKHLSAFAEISLATLAHIVNLSDGNGNTALHYSVSHSNFDIVQLLLDTGVCNVNHQNKAGYTALMLAALTVVEQEEDMAVVQRLFGMGNVNAKASQAGQTALMLAVSHGRQEMVEALLACGADINLQDEEGSTALMCACEHGQAGTVRLLLSQQACNVSIVNNDGNDAVSIALEAGHRNIAKLISTHHAIG
- the KANK3 gene encoding KN motif and ankyrin repeat domain-containing protein 3 isoform X1; the protein is MARSTHLNRNLPDLGGPFLYADQEQDGEKASYSLETPYGFLLDLDFLKYVDDIERGQTLQKLPFHRKLKGPKQALSSSRSQTGDWTSTESLSSLTSEDGKPAFSPGPKMWPSSSKSQKVASKQASDPMSPTPIIHLLPPPPLKSLMRNTQVEKTLLATRKKLEQEQLNLLETETSKTPNSPLKMHLFPPNCSPSSIPPTEESRAVRTSPFNSGRSSPATSMSPGHLHHIREQMAAALKQLKELEEQVKVIPVLEMKICKLKREKEQLVADLLVKSETDADEACIFNFSPQSPSLETISLSGEGCQRSHKAPTEIGNDAEASKVRFSKIAALKKLTERLSSSERVAKMGKGALHSLTASEHACKSVGVGEEIDMNEAVFYYQSQRPSQEIAVGRELETKDAEVWVMESLLGVSSETEEEIQLLQQTVQHQREVISMLEGHLKEATNELEVLRIEVCSRMPRNLIDKETMAQPEMAEACTETVQTIQYQAASVHVEMVDSSVLCSPQVACVEVGYDLQGKGFTPVVCGDKAIQVDLEVEGKALKRAKSTTTTLHQSTVKNVSTPEDATCREHAGLKECELARSSLVMEIPEAHVESCLLPQPTARDQENLTTQKGTEKNSVGNTGALKSIMKKQNGPPKVDAGSGRKSLQFMGVLNGEYETTSSEEEEEEEEEEEEVEEEEEEEEEEDEEETSARKASLLASTSDTVGQKDTSVKDFFTNLECSHSNTEGPVQGAEQNEAKFGHDQENVDEENVPELKKFKLSPLMRDACLVLCSHLGHGRLASQSKELLSSTSLILQEWFRVSSQKSSLAGEVAKHLSAFAEISLATLAHIVNLSDGNGNTALHYSVSHSNFDIVQLLLDTGVCNVNHQNKAGYTALMLAALTVVEQEEDMAVVQRLFGMGNVNAKASQAGQTALMLAVSHGRQEMVEALLACGADINLQDEEGSTALMCACEHGQAGTVRLLLSQQACNVSIVNNDGNDAVSIALEAGHRNIAKLISTHHAIEPQLQQEQTLEPGS